In Cyclopterus lumpus isolate fCycLum1 chromosome 5, fCycLum1.pri, whole genome shotgun sequence, the genomic stretch ACAAAGGAAAGCTGTCATTCTCTGATCCTGATActaacacatatttacacaccttcacacacactttcactgaGAGGATGTTTCCATTCATTAACCTTAAAGATAATCTGAAGATATCACTGATAGAGACTTTAGTTTGAAGGTTGTGATTATTAAACAACTCTTCACTTCTTAAAAGAGAATATGTTTCAATCTATTTCTGTAGAttgtgtacaaaaataaattctgAATTTATTGATCTCTGTTTGTCTGACAGATATTtgcagcagcaaacaaacaggaaacaatggGGGGCGGGGGAGTCGAGCAGAATAGTGAGTGTTAATATTAAGTAAAACTGAAAAGTAAAACCGGAGTCTTCAGAGCTGCCTTAACTTTCTGTCGGTTCAGCTGCACATCCTGCTTGATTatcaaaataagacaaaaatCAAGAGAGCACATTAAAGGAGTGTAGTTTTTAGTTTGTTCAATGTTTTGgaagatacaaataaacattcacCTAAAATGTACATACAAGGAGAAATAATAGAgaagtatatacatatatatatatatatatatatatatatatatatatatatatatatatatataaagcaacAATGAACAACAACATACAAGTCAAGTGTTTCTGTCAATTGTAACTTTATTGTGAAATTTTAATGACACCTATGTGAAATTGTTgatatattttactttgaaaccATCAACTTGAATTTCCCTCTATGATATTTTCAGTCGTTCATTTTGAGTCACAACAATTAAAAGAATTGATGAAATGTGTTTGATAGAAAAATGTTAAACATGAACATACAATGCTACCAGTGATCATCAATCAATCAGACCTCTGATCAGGTTAAGTAACGTGGAAACATGATATTGGAGAATTTTtaagatttttgttttttaataaaggggtcaacaaaactaaagtgtttgtttgttgtacaCAGACTCAGCAGGTGGAGCGGTTTATCCACTGGAATTCGATTCCCGGCTCCTCCTGTCCTTGATTTACAACATTTATAACTGCATTATCACCAAATGGAAATGATTGTTAAGCAGACAATTGCAATCCAAAATATGTTATTAAAGGCGTATAAgtaatatataaaactatatttattaccattattatggGTTTTAACGACTTTACCCTCCTAATGACTGCGAACACATATGCAGAATATCGGTTGACCCACGAGAGTGGCTAACTTGTGGTAGAGTCCTGATGTAGTGTGTGCACTCTACAATATAATCTATGTTTAATGTATGTAACTGATATGATCTGTACTACAATGTCATTCCTTTTTACATAGTCTGTCTGATCCTATCCTTAATTCAGCTTTGGCAGGAAGTAGAGATTCTTATCAACCTTAAACCTCACTGATTAAAGGAAAGATCAGCTATTGTTCTGAGCCCACTTGGTCCCAATTACTGGCAATTCCACTAATGAACATCAGGGGGAGTGTCCGACACAGCTGTATCTTATTATCATCAACTCGGGTGCATAACCAGGTAGGGTCTTTAAGCGTTAGCTTTAGTGTCAGTGGATACTCaccgtatgaagactcggaggataaagacataggagtctttggttggagtcaagactctgaggataaagacataggagtctttggttggagtcaagactctgaggataaagacataggagtctttggttggagtcaagactcggaggataaagacataggagtctttggttggagtcaagactcggaggataaagacataggagtctttggttggagtcaagactctgaggataaagacataggagtctttggttggagtcaagactcggaggataaagacataggagtctttggttggagtcaagactctgaggataaagacataggagtctttggttggagtcaagactctgaggataaagacataggagtctttggttggagtcaagactcggaggataaagacataggagggttagggttaccccGCTTCCACTTTTTACCCCACTGTGAcagttactcatccggttcaactaaacATGGTTGTTTTCTACcaaccacttcttcatctctctcataCGCCCTTACAGTAAGTGAAAGTGAAACGTAAGTCACAGCAGAATCaactcccctcccccaccacacacccacacccacacacacacacacacgcacacacacgcacacacacacacacacacacacacgcccctacagtaagtgaaagtgaaacttaaGTCACAGCAGAGGCCCGCAGGAGAAAAGAGACACGGACAACGTCGTCTGGTTGAAACATTTTACTCTTCGCTGATTTCTCTTCTAAAAAGATAGACAGTAAGTTAAAGTTACTTATCTATTAATTATGCTCACTGTACATTACTGTACATGGCATTCATGTAGTTGTACTTGGTGAAGACGTGGAAGAGTGTGTTGAAACATTTGTTTATAAAAAGCACCatcttgaaaaaaacaactttactgAATAATCACAAAGTAAAAGAGTTcatgtttggagagagagagagagagagagagacacgatGGTCGAGCGAAGTAGAGAgtgaatgaagagagggagCGTCATCACTGGCTGTTGGGCGGTTATCAGAGAAACAAGCTAATCAAACTGCAGCTGGTCTCAGAGCAGCGTCGGAGAAACACTGGTTTTAAACATGAAGTTGCTTCATTCAGAGTCTTCCGGTGTTCATGACCGGGTCTGTTGCTTTCTGAGAGGAAGACACCTCTGCTATAATTCGGTTCCGGTAAAAACCTCCTTAACGATGAACACTGAAGGAATCCTAAACGGGAGTTGACCGCAATGGTGGTGAAGACACCAACTCCCATGATCCCACGCTGCTTCATGACGTCACCAAGCTCCACCTGTTGTTGTCTCGTGAGAGACCTCAAGCAGCAGAAAGCTTTATATTGTACGTTTAAAGAATTAGAGAACAGTGTGACGCCACTAAAATATGAGTTAAATGTCTTATAAATAGATGGAAAATAGTAATGTTGaatagtattatatatatgaaatatattatatgtaaaacGTTTCTGGAGGGAGGTCATAAACTTCATCTCTTTTTAGACCAGTTTACAAAATGATCCTCTGTGTTCTTTACCACGATAGATTTACATATATTAGGAACATTGATTTGTACTGTTAGAatacttcatatatatatatatatataaaatgatgcaCGTTGGTCTTTTTTAAAAGTATCGACACTATTCTTCGTTCTCTTATTATGCTGATGCAGCTATTTAATAAGTACCAACCGACTTCTGAccaacaagtttttttttgttattctctTTCAGTGTTCAACAGCAGGAGAATTGCCATCCTGGGAAAAACTGGAGTTGGAAAAAGCAGCCTTGCTAACACCATATTTGGAGAGCAACTGTTCAAGATCGGACACACTGCCAACTCTGAAACCAATATATGTCAAGCCCAAACTAGATGTGTCAATGGAGGAAAcatcactttgattgacagtcCTGGCTTCTTCGACACAGACCGATCTGAGAAGGAGCTGAAGTCTGAAATATTGAAATGCATCACCGAGTTCGCTCCTGGGCCTCATGCCTTTCTCATTGTGCTTAAAGTGGAGAGATTCACAAAGCAGGAGCAGGATGTCATCAAAAATATGAATCAATACTTTTCTGAAGAATTCTTCAAGTTTGCGATAGTTCTCTTTAGTCATGGTGACCAGCTCCTTGAAGGACAGACCATTGAGCAATTTGTCCATGATAATACGCTTGTGAGGGATCTGGTGACAAAGTGTGGAGGCCGGTGCCACGTCATCGATAATAGACACTGGAAGACCAACCAGCAGGACGAATACAGGAGCAACCAGTTCCAAGTGAAGAAGCTCCTCAAGACAGTAGATGGGATGATTCAGGCAAACGATGGAAGATGGTACACCAATGAGATGCTACAAGCAGTGGAGAAAAGAATAATGCAGGAGGTGCAAAAGATTAGAAAGTCACCAGGAAACATGTCAGAGGAAAAGATCAGAGAGAAGGCTAAAAGCAACGTACTTAAGGGGGTTGTTATCAGTTTGGCCGCTTTTACAGCAGTTGCATTGTTGGGAGTTCTTTTTTGTGTAGGGGGGCCGGCCAGCGCTGCTGTTACAGCGGCAGTGCTTGTAtgaggtgcagcagcagcaggtgtaaGAGCAATTACTGGTGGAAAGTCATAATTGCTCTAATCTGTAGTGGAAGCGGTGgcaggaggtgctgcaggatATTGTGCAGCTGAGGGAGAAGACGACACACCATTGGAAGCAGCAGAGAGGGCAAGAAAGGTCGTCATTGATGGAAGCAAATCTAAACAATAGAGTTTAAACCTATAATGAGCTAAAACTCTTGAAGAGTTAGTTAAAAAGTCATATCTCCCAATAAATTGCATGCAAATCTTTTTCTAAATAATATGTAACCACAGAGTATTATGGTTAATCATTAGAACTATGTAATATGTCTTAAAGTGTAATTTACTTATTATTCATAAGATTCATCGTCatttaagtttctttttttttgatgagttctgatttctttctttttattgagctAAGAGTGTTTTGGTTTCATATATCACTTTATTCTTCACATATAATCTCATATTATTTAGTGGAAATTGAATGACAGcctcaatgtgtttttctttcatacaTCAATATGTAATAACATGTTCTTCTTTGTTTACTGAATGGTAAGAAGAAGTAAATAAGTGAACTCTTGTTTCACCTGATAATTTTGAAGGTCTTATTGGAAATGTAGACTTTTGAcatcttgtcttttctttttttttttttttttactttacctTTTTACATTCTTCATCTTTGTAACCATTTATCTTCCTAtatatgcaacaacaacaaataaaactggtTTGTATTCTGTACATTCCAACCAAAGTCCAGACTTCATCTCTGAGGGTGCCTCCATGTCTCCTGAAGGGGAGAGAGTTCCTCACCTGGGAGAGGCTGACAGTAAACGATGGGACGTACATCTGAATAACATACCTGCTACAAGCTGAGGTTCAAATGGTGTTCAGTACTAAGGAAGTCACTAACTTGGTTGTCTCAGATTGTTTCTGATGCTCTGCTTGTTTATCATGCATGATGTTGCATTGTGCATTACAATGGAGCGTTTTACAGAACAACTACCACGAAGACTGAGAACAGTATGCGGGGTTCGCCGCTCAAGTCTGCAGGGGCCCAGCAGAGGGTGCTCATGATACACAACACTACTCCCAGTACAGAACAtagtataaataccacacgctgtgtataaatactcaatgcagTTGGCGAACAAACAGGTAACAGGCTACAGAGAGACGATACACTAACTGTGTCTTTGTTACTATAAGTAGTAGTTTAATGCCATTTAATCAACTGAAAACATGTTACGATCATTTTGATCAATGGTTTAAGTGGATCTTTATACCAGGAAACAACTCCGTTACATCATGACAGCTGATCCGCAGTCAATGTGAAAACAGACCTCCTTCACGCAATGCTTTGGAGTTAATTAGCAACTAGCTAAGCTATCTACACGGAGGTGACTCATGTGACACAGGTCGGCTGCTTGGGATGGGTGAAGCCGAGATTCAAACTCTTGACCCCGCGCTTCTATGGCCGCTGCCTTAACCGCTGAGCCACCAATGAAATCACGCTTCCTCCGCCACGTGCGCCAACGTGCGCCACCAGGACCTAGTGTTGTTGTGTCACAGAATGTTATTTTGAGATGatttcaggcgagaagttagGGGTGCAA encodes the following:
- the LOC117731447 gene encoding GTPase IMAP family member 7-like, which gives rise to MFNSRRIAILGKTGVGKSSLANTIFGEQLFKIGHTANSETNICQAQTRCVNGGNITLIDSPGFFDTDRSEKELKSEILKCITEFAPGPHAFLIVLKVERFTKQEQDVIKNMNQYFSEEFFKFAIVLFSHGDQLLEGQTIEQFVHDNTLVRDLVTKCGGRCHVIDNRHWKTNQQDEYRSNQFQVKKLLKTVDGMIQANDGRWYTNEMLQAVEKRIMQEVQKIRKSPGNMSEEKIREKAKSNVLKGVVISLAAFTAVALLGVLFCVGGPASAAVTAAVLV